In Dromaius novaehollandiae isolate bDroNov1 chromosome 2, bDroNov1.hap1, whole genome shotgun sequence, one DNA window encodes the following:
- the FBXL7 gene encoding F-box/LRR-repeat protein 7 isoform X1: MGANNGKQCGSDGKGSSSISSDVSSSTDHTPTKAQKNAATSEDSDLSVRTLSTPSPALIFPQNSHSFQNGRGSSTSSSSVTGETVAMVHSPPPTRLTHPLIRLASKHQKEQANIDRLPDHSMIQIFSFLPTNQLCRCARVCRRWYNLAWDPRLWRTIRLTGETINVDRALKVLTRRLCQDTPNVCLMLETVIVSGCRRLTDRGLYTIAQCCPELRRLEVSGCYNISNEAVFDVVSLCPNLEHLDVSGCSKVTCISLTREASIKLSPLHGKQISIRYLDMTDCFVLEDEGLHTIAAHCTQLTHLYLRRCVRITDEGLRYLMIYCTSIKELSVSDCRFVSDFGMREIAKLESRLRYLSIAHCSRITDVGIRYIAKYCSKLRYLNARGCEGITDHGVEYLAKNCTKLKSLDIGKCPLVSDTGLEFLALNCFNLKRLSLKSCESITGQGLQIVAANCFDLQMLNVQDCDVSVDALRFVKRHCKRCIIEHTNPAFF; this comes from the exons ATTCTGACTTGAGTGTGCGGACGCTCAGTACGCCAAGCCCGGCATTGATATTCCCGCAGAATTCCCACAGTTTCCAGAATGGCAGAGGGTCGTCTACTTCCTCGTCCTCCGTCACAGGGGAGACCGTTGCCATGGTCCACTCGCCGCCACCAACCCGCCTCACGCATCCTCTCATCCGGCTGGCATCCAAACACCAGAAGGAACAGGCCAACATAGACCGGCTGCCAGATCACTCCATGATCCAGATATTCTCTTTTCTGCCTACCAACCAGCTGTGCCGCTGCGCCCGGGTGTGCCGCCGCTGGTATAACCTCGCCTGGGACCCACGGCTTTGGAGGACTATTCGCCTGACAGGCGAGACAATCAACGTAGACAGGGCTCTTAAAGTGCTGACGCGGAGGCTTTGTCAGGATACACCGAACGTATGTCTCATGTTGGAGACAGTAATAGTTAGTGGCTGCAGGCGGCTCACAGACAGAGGACTCTACACCATTGCCCAGTGCTGCCCAGAGCTGAGGAGGCTGGAGGTATCTGGCTGTTACAACATCTCCAACGAGGCAGTCTTCGATGTGGTGTCGCTGTGTCCCAACCTGGAACACCTGGATGTGTCAG GCTGCTCCAAAGTGACATGCATCAGTTTGACTCGTGAAGCCTCCATCAAGCTGTCTCCCTTACATGGGAAACAAATCTCCATCCGCTACTTGGACATGACAGACTGCTTCGTCCTGGAGGACGAAGGACTGCACACCATTGCCGCTCACTGCACTCAACTGACCCACCTGTACCTGCGTCGCTGCGTCCGCATCACCGACGAGGGTCTCCGCTACCTGATGATTTACTGCACGTCCATTAAGGAACTGAGCGTGAGCGACTGTCGCTTTGTCAGTGACTTTGGCATGCGGGAGATTGCCAAGCTGGAGTCACGCCTTCGATACCTTAGCATCGCTCACTGCAGTCGGATCACAGACGTGGGCATACGTTACATTGCCAAATACTGCAGCAAGCTGCGCTACCTCAATGCGCGGGGCTGCGAGGGTATCACGGACCACGGTGTGGAGTACCTCGCCAAAAATTGCACAAAACTCAAATCGCTAGATATTGGCAAGTGCCCTCTGGTCTCCGACACCGGCCTGGAGTTTCTAGCCCTCAACTGCTTCAACCTGAAGCGCCTGAGCTTGAAATCATGCGAGAGCATCACGGGGCAGGGCCTGCAGATTGTAGCTGCCAACTGTTTTGACCTGCAGATGTTGAACGTGCAGGACTGCGATGTCTCTGTGGATGCTCTACGGTTTGTTAAACGGCATTGCAAGCGCTGTATTATAGAGCACACCAACCCTGCCTTCTTCTGA
- the FBXL7 gene encoding F-box/LRR-repeat protein 7 isoform X2, with protein sequence MVHSPPPTRLTHPLIRLASKHQKEQANIDRLPDHSMIQIFSFLPTNQLCRCARVCRRWYNLAWDPRLWRTIRLTGETINVDRALKVLTRRLCQDTPNVCLMLETVIVSGCRRLTDRGLYTIAQCCPELRRLEVSGCYNISNEAVFDVVSLCPNLEHLDVSGCSKVTCISLTREASIKLSPLHGKQISIRYLDMTDCFVLEDEGLHTIAAHCTQLTHLYLRRCVRITDEGLRYLMIYCTSIKELSVSDCRFVSDFGMREIAKLESRLRYLSIAHCSRITDVGIRYIAKYCSKLRYLNARGCEGITDHGVEYLAKNCTKLKSLDIGKCPLVSDTGLEFLALNCFNLKRLSLKSCESITGQGLQIVAANCFDLQMLNVQDCDVSVDALRFVKRHCKRCIIEHTNPAFF encoded by the exons ATGGTCCACTCGCCGCCACCAACCCGCCTCACGCATCCTCTCATCCGGCTGGCATCCAAACACCAGAAGGAACAGGCCAACATAGACCGGCTGCCAGATCACTCCATGATCCAGATATTCTCTTTTCTGCCTACCAACCAGCTGTGCCGCTGCGCCCGGGTGTGCCGCCGCTGGTATAACCTCGCCTGGGACCCACGGCTTTGGAGGACTATTCGCCTGACAGGCGAGACAATCAACGTAGACAGGGCTCTTAAAGTGCTGACGCGGAGGCTTTGTCAGGATACACCGAACGTATGTCTCATGTTGGAGACAGTAATAGTTAGTGGCTGCAGGCGGCTCACAGACAGAGGACTCTACACCATTGCCCAGTGCTGCCCAGAGCTGAGGAGGCTGGAGGTATCTGGCTGTTACAACATCTCCAACGAGGCAGTCTTCGATGTGGTGTCGCTGTGTCCCAACCTGGAACACCTGGATGTGTCAG GCTGCTCCAAAGTGACATGCATCAGTTTGACTCGTGAAGCCTCCATCAAGCTGTCTCCCTTACATGGGAAACAAATCTCCATCCGCTACTTGGACATGACAGACTGCTTCGTCCTGGAGGACGAAGGACTGCACACCATTGCCGCTCACTGCACTCAACTGACCCACCTGTACCTGCGTCGCTGCGTCCGCATCACCGACGAGGGTCTCCGCTACCTGATGATTTACTGCACGTCCATTAAGGAACTGAGCGTGAGCGACTGTCGCTTTGTCAGTGACTTTGGCATGCGGGAGATTGCCAAGCTGGAGTCACGCCTTCGATACCTTAGCATCGCTCACTGCAGTCGGATCACAGACGTGGGCATACGTTACATTGCCAAATACTGCAGCAAGCTGCGCTACCTCAATGCGCGGGGCTGCGAGGGTATCACGGACCACGGTGTGGAGTACCTCGCCAAAAATTGCACAAAACTCAAATCGCTAGATATTGGCAAGTGCCCTCTGGTCTCCGACACCGGCCTGGAGTTTCTAGCCCTCAACTGCTTCAACCTGAAGCGCCTGAGCTTGAAATCATGCGAGAGCATCACGGGGCAGGGCCTGCAGATTGTAGCTGCCAACTGTTTTGACCTGCAGATGTTGAACGTGCAGGACTGCGATGTCTCTGTGGATGCTCTACGGTTTGTTAAACGGCATTGCAAGCGCTGTATTATAGAGCACACCAACCCTGCCTTCTTCTGA